The nucleotide window ACAGTGATTTTTACTGACAATTCGGCACCTGGAGTGTTTATTTTACACCCTGATTGTAATGCATGACTGGTTCAAATGAGTTTGTGTTGAAAGCAGAAAGTGTCAGATGTTTGTTGTGACTGAAACGAGACTCACAGCGCAGAACTCCTCGAAGGATATCCTGCCGTCACCGTCCTTGTCTGCGTTGATGATGGTTTTGtcgacgatctgctgcagttgagTGTCCTTCAGGTTATTCCCCACCATCATCTTCAGCACCTGGAACAGCTCGCCGTTGGAGATGTAGCCATCTTTGTCCATGTCGTAAATCCTGAACGCAACTGCAAAAACAAGTGAAAAAGCCGAGCAGTCATTCAGATTGTTCATATAACACTTTACCCAGTCTTCAAACTATACTGTAGCCTTTGGGCGAGCCCACTTTTTTCTAATGGGAGTGGGTGGTGATTGCTTTGATCTTGAGAGTCCCTTGCCAAGGCTATAAAACACACAGGATCACTCCGGTAAAACATAATCGCAAATTCGTAAATGAATGAAACACTATTAAAAGGGGTTGCATTTTGTCAGGTTTACCAGCTTTCAGGATTGTCTAACATGTTTACAGCAATGTCACAGTGTTTAAAAAAGAATAGTTTTGGTCTACTGTatgaagcaaataaaacaaaacgcaTCGACACATCATTTGTTTTGGGAAATTAATAAGCAGtgtctcagggtgctttcacatctgtagttcgcttcatttggtccggaccaagggaaataaatgatacattgttgcattttctgccgtctttgggtcgttttcacaccacactgctggctttgatCTGAACCagttaaaacaaaccaaaatgcagtcatctgacaaaatcctcatctctcattggccagatgttgttgaacatatttcctaaactgccaATCGaatggtcagaattcacgtgcgggaaaatgccaatgaactcccgcaagtaaacaaagcggcagacacaaaatgtagctttttactaaggagggacgactgcgctgactgattatatgcctgctttagacaaaccaTACATTTCCAGAATAAAGCActgctggaaaacaatgttttaatgcatcgctcgtcactcgatgaggcgtgaattaatttagctaaactgcgacatggtcatcttgcggaaatattaccaacaatccatcaggtaatgttttcccctctctctctctgttggtaaaaggctgtcaacaaatatttttcctccatatcccatgatgcacagcgcatcggcctacggcagctggattagtccaaaaggcgcagtactttttgtgaTTGGGCCTGTTTTAGTTCGgctcatattctcaccacaaacaaaccgctccagggttcgtttgaaagcgtactgagACCACCTGTTCGAGGATGTCTCGGTACGCTTTTtaggtccgcttttggtgcgtactcgagtacgattgctgcattctcacctgcccaaacgaaccgtaccaagaaggaaaacgaactctagtgcgattcaatccaaccaaataaggcaggtgtgaaagcaccctcaataTGAAAGTGTCTTTGACATGACTGGACTTTGCCCCTCTGACTGGACTTTGcaaaagccgcctttccactgcacacgacatttggacacaacTGTCGGAATATGCCCCCTTGTGGCAATCGCACAGAATTTTTAGTTctgtcgtgcaccatgggagagatgAAGTTCTCACACTggccgaaataaaggagtgcaaaagcaagagccattTTTCGCCGTGCATTCACCAAGGTTGAATGACAGAATACAAGAAACTTACAGACTGCtaaaaaatattggagggaatgtgaagaacattaaaaaataatatttctatTACTTATTtatgaatggaaatgtttttttaaatatagactttTCTGATATAAACAATAACCAATAAAACTATTTCTCATCTGGCGCGCATAaacaacactgaaatacatcacatccggtcggcctGTAGCATACAGTCTAGTCACAGAAGGTCAAAAATTTCAACGCATCTGCAGCTCAATTCAGATCTGAATATtccacatacggagatgatcggaacacCACACTACTCTCCACTGGAAataaatgacttccggtctgcTGCTTGTCGTGTGCAGCGGAAAGGAGGCTTTAAACAAACACTCcactttaaagaataaaaatgggCTCATTTTGTAACTCCCTTAAGAGGTAAACAGCTTGAGTTTTAccctttttgaatccattcagccgatctccaggtctgacaggtgcacttttagcttagcataaatcactgaatctgattagaccactAGCATGTcacttaattaaataaaaaaagaaagaattttgATCATTTTTCTATTTATGCTATTAACTACTCTAATTATACTGTATTGCCATTGCTGTAATtataaaagttgctatttttctGCAGCCAGTGCAATGATATTAACTAGCTTCAAAGAAAATAGTCCTCAACTAGTAAACAGTACTACGCAATATCATTGAGCCTGCTGAGACAGTAAAGTTCTTTTAATATTACACCAGAATTAAGAGTACAAATCCTTGCCATATCAGCATAGAAAATATACATATCTAGACAGAaactaaatattttccaaatcatATTTTAGACCCTTATAGAACATGTTTTTTACAGACTGTAATacgtaataatatttaatattacataACCTATtgtaagaaactaaatagctacTAAAACTACTAAAGAACCGAATGGATCCCTTTTAAATTACTGTGGTCCCTTATGTGGGATGATCATAATTGGAGATTTGTGGATTTTAAAAGGCAGAAACCTCTAAACCAGAGTAAATTTGTGAGATTGAAAAGCAAAAGAGACTCACAGCGGAGCTTCTGCTCCTTGTCGCCCTTCACACTGAACTGAGAAACGCCTTCAATGAACTCTGCAGGAGggaaagaaaaagacagaaagcTATCACTCACATGCTAAAGCACAGAGCATCACTGTACCTGTACAATAACTTGAACTGGGTAAGAATAAGCACgtttaatattacatttcttaAAGGAAATAACAGTTCTTTTAATTCCACAGAGGAAAAATTTCAGGCTTTGGTTTATCAGAACAAAAATAACACACAATGCATATCACTTGCTTTGAAAACAGCAGAGGAAAAGCTAAAGTTAAGGTAACATTGTTTTTTTGACATGCAGTAAAGCTCTGCCTTATAAAAAAAGAGCTTATAATATGACCTAAAATTACTCATAATATGTGTGCACTAGTATCTAGCTAATAGTACATATTTAAGATTAAATACTAGTACTTGTTTATTTGCTATTTGTATTTATTAGATGCTCATTTATTTTAGATTGTtactagtatttattcattaCCGTCTAATAAGTCCTGGTATCTAATAAATAGTAGCAATAATAGTACTAGAATCAAATCAGTGGGTACAAGTATCAAATAAACAAGTACTACTATTTAATAGAAAagattttatttatgcatttattttgatttaattacagGGTTTCTACAATTTctgcaagtcaaatttaagactttaaggccatCATCAATGAAAATTTAGGACTTATACAGGGATAATcatttaaggatttttttctaatggaaaagaaaagttttttaaTATTCGCAAAGAAACTCTAACTTAATTTTTTCCTAGcctcatatttaaaataatgcaccaaaacaagaaaactctggTTTCATAGATGCACTTTTCTCAGcataacatttcttaaaaaacaaaaacaaagcttaATATATGCACAGCTGTCTTCCAGGTCAGTGTCTTTACCATAAATGAAGAACTTTTAAATGGATGTTATTATAAGGAAggtaattaaacaatattattaaataaaggtaaaaaataaaaccatttaaaagtTCTACTGAgatggattgctggtgattggaTGATTTTGGGCCTGAATGTGTATCTTTTCataaacaaagagaaaataacacttgttaaaaattatttaagacaCGATATTTcggtaaatttaagacttttagggCCAAAAATTTAGTTTTAGCAATTTAAGATCCTGCAAAAACCCTGATTTAATGGAAAATATACTAGTAAAAAATAATTGCATGAAAAAATACCAGTATgttttatagaccatttcaaagtGGTGATGTTATTGGCTCATGATCATTTCCGTCTTGTTGTCAGACTATTTCATATCTGTGACAAGAAGCGATTCAATTATATCTTGATGTTATAACAGATAtcgtaacattatttatcaatatgtggtaCTTTTTGAACtctcagaagctatggaaatttaaaatgtaacacaGGAAAAATGTCAGGACcaatgttattgtttacatccctcaaaagggTCTATAGGTGAAATGTTAAAGGGGTTTGTCATCATTTAGTTTGTcagagcaataaataaataaatgtgtgtgtgtgtgtgtgtgtgtgtgtgtgtgtgtgtgtgtgtgtgtgtgtgtgtgtgtgtgtgtgtgtgtgtgtgtgtgtgtgttatcaaaTGCTTATGGTGAAATCATTTGACCAGTCAAAATTCAGTGCTAATTTTGAAGATTATCAGATAAAATCTATCAGAATCACACATTAATTGGCAGACAGAGTTTATTTTCCGCAATAATCCAGACCCTACTGTGTTTCTTTTCCTTATCAAGCCAGGATAATGCTAACTTTTGGGTCAGTCAAGAACAATACATCTTCACAGCAGAGCTCTGTTTGAACAAAAGCATCTCAATCATGACACTAAACAAACCAGGTTTAAATGAGtaaacagaaaacacctttaaagtCGACTTCTCCGTTTCCATCTGTGTCGAATATGTCGATGACTCGCTGCACCAGCGGATTCTGTTGCAGTTCGGGCAGAGACATGAACTCCTCCACGCTGAGAGAGCCCGAGTTATCCAGGTCGAGTTTCTTAAACCGCTTTCCTAGTCTTTTAATCTCATCAGCGTCAACTGAAATAGAGACAGAGATGGACAAAAACGTTTAAAAACTTTGGTTTAATAGCCTGAACTAAGCGCAAAACAAACTGAACAAGTAAACATGCTTCGCGCACTGTTTTTGCTATAAACAGATCTTTATAAATGTCCACCTACAGCAGTTATGAGGACTGCAAAGGTCTTAAAATACACACATAACAAGCCAATACTGCATATCCAAGGCTCTCTCCATACACTTCCATCCATCTTGGCTCCCTAAAAACCCCAGTCAGAATAGCTCTTACCCAGTTTCTCCTGTCTGGCAGTCATGGTCATCTCTCAGAGGACTGCCGTTCTGCTAGTGCTCAGTGTTGTGCTGTGTGCACTCACTGCTAAACGCCCTAATCTCATTCACAAAGCCACGTGGTGCACACCTCCTGGAGATTGTTTGCTGTTAGCGCTGTGTGGTTAATCGAATTAAACTGGGGAATCACTGTGACTGAGACCGGCGATTCTCAACCTTTGTGGCtcatttaaaggaacactacagTTTTTTTTGGAAATAAGTCCTCTGAAGTAAAATAGTAGAGTTTTACCCTTTATTGGATGCACTTTTCATTTTTTAtctgtcttagtacacaatgtaactacagagagTCGAGTCGAGCATCTAAAATACTTGGAAATtgaagcgagatgctaatggtctaatccaattcaatgatttatgctaagctaaaagtgttcccacaAGAAGCAGAAATCGggtgaatggattaaaaaaaaagttcatggATCCCTGGAGTCCTTTAAAAGgtgaaaatagttttattaacgtTTATTTAGTTAACATTTTATGCTAAATTTTGGATACAAAATACTTCTAAATACTAATGGAACCGAGCTATCATAAGcaaagaatgaataataaatttatgtttattattttattaaattttaataaataccaAAACGTTCATTCTTAGTTCAGACATACTAATTAGAACTTAATCTTATTTtaagatgtaaaaaaaacataagcaGCGATGGGACTTCGGATCATTTTACTCAAACTCGaacctttgagtctcgttcattaaGATGAACAAATCCTTGAGCCATTTAGTTCATTTTGCCAAAAtggtattaaaatgttacaagttGCTTACAAACTCATCTACAACTAGCCAAAGCattgatcacactacaaacaagtcagAACTAGAATGCTAGAAAAAGAGAGATGACTTAAACCCAAGGACtcgataaataaacaaatcaaatctttttccggtTCTGACAGAACATGATCTGCTCCTGTCcttcacgtgatgaacgaacgactcaaaccgaggactcgagagatgaaagGATCAAATCTTTATTTGGCTCTAAATGCATGCGATTGGCTTCTGTTTTtcatgtgatgaacgaacgactcaaaccgaggactcgagagatgaacggatcaaatctttttcagactctaaatgcatttgtttctgtctttcacatgacagacggacggatgaatGAACGACTCAAACCCGAAAGACTTGAACTAATCTTCTACTCCAtaggttcccaacaggggggtcatggcccacaagggggcctcagcgagctttgtGGGGTGTcgcttcatatttaaaaaaaatctcagcagtggacaattaggagaatgatcatgtgccttagttcattttatcccctagctcagcggtcctcaaccaccggtccgtggatcaattggtaccgggccgcaaaagaaatcattaattatgttcgttttatttattatcggagtctaaacaatcttttattttgaaaagtcttttattctgaaaaatgactgtattctcttgcttacatcttggtcactttagcgcccaaatttaacccacaagcataaaaataagtaaaaagcagactttggaaagtttctttgcttggggaaaaaggcccagtgaacgacccccgaactgccaaggaatataTCCGCAACccacaaatcaggtgaatccaccatggctgtgcaagaagatcaactgatggagattgcaaatgacggcAGCCTAGTAATAAACATATTGTttgtatgaaaacaaaaaaattttgtcatcattactgcaaacttatatgagcgatTATATCATTACATGTggagggggccttacaatattttccggagaaaaagggggtctcaggcaaaaaaaagcTTGGGAACCTCTGTTCTACTCCACCTGCACAAATATGCGCACACGCAATTGAACGAACCACTGTCTAAGAGGACTCATCAAACTCCagtcatacaaaagattcgttcaaaataaacaaaccatTCAAGAAAAACCCATAACTAATTCCAAGCttaattaaatataacataattttaataatttaaagttcCATATAACACTCTAGATAAGCAAGTTATAGTATACTAGGAGggaaaaacagaacaaaagatCTGGGTCTCAAGAATCAAGAGGACAGTGAAGTTCAGTTACCAAGTACAATAACACAATATTAAAGCTGACTTGATCCCAAAATAGCTGCATAAAGAAAGAAAACAGCAGTCTGAGAGCCAGTCACAACTAAAGCAGATGTTTCACGCACACACCTCATTACTGTTGAGTACTACCAATTAGATACGAGAGAAGTAACTTTGTGCTATTTCCAGCTTGTGGGCACTTCCCAGATTACCCTAAAGCAGATGATGCAACCGCTTATTCTTCATATCTAATAATATGCCACGGATTAACCCTGATACGGCTAGCGAGAGCCAATGTGTGTCACTGAACCAGGCGACTGTTTTACACCACCATGCATCTGTCATACACCAAGACGGCAGTGATGAATGCAGGTTTGCATCACCTGAGGTTGCATTCAAAGCAGCAAAAGAATGAAAATGTTCAGTATTTGGCATCAGAATCGGCTGTTGCATCACTGAGCCACAGCATTTAAACGATGTAGAGAGGGGAACATATTTATAGATCAGTCGGGTTGATCTGTAATGGCTCTCTGAAAGACCCATAGCAACAGCCTGAGGGAAAGCAGCAGTGCACATGCTCATTAGTCACAGAAATGTGTCAATTTATGCAATTCCACTTGTGCGGCAGAATTTTTTGGGTTTAATTAATGGTACAACTGATCAATTTTGAGTTGATTTCATGACTTTTACTGACTAATAAGCTGAACATTGTATTCTGTATATAAttaaacatacagttaaagtcaaaattattgcgcattgccgtgcatttatacttctgtgcgctgtttgtATTCGTCTGTAGtagcacttccgaaacgctagctggcagtgaggtgtttatgttccttgtgtcgagtttcttcactgatgtttttgttctttctgaatcCTCCCTTATGTTCAAGTGGCTCAAATTTGCTCAATTTGAGgtaggaaccggcggatgtgctacaattttaaccatgaggtaaacacaaaacaaaactttccatctggagctccttcactggacttgacacttgtaaacactcgcttcaaaagactctcggtcccgcccacactcgtcagcactaccaagctgaccaatcacaaagcttgcgctaaGCGTCGTTCAGGTGCGCGTTAGCAatgccgatggccacggcgagggctgtgccatagcatacgcgtgcgcttgacgtataaatcagcctttagctaACACTGTTTTATGGTTAGGAGGTAAAACATTTCTGTTTCTCTCAATATATATTCCTTTATATAAATTAAGACCATGACATGTAAATTTGTGTATATTCTGAcagcaaaacaacacaaacaagaaatgccacaaatttttaaaaatgtcaccacaaaaatcagtcaatttAGGCTGCAATAATCAAACTTttttagcaaaaataataatgaataaaaaataaatggcaAAATTCAGCCATTCAGCATTTGATTGCTGATAGATAAGtgagaaaataatttaattagcaATGGAAAAATAGcccaacaaaaacaaacaaaacacatgaaacaatgtggaaaaaacaaatatcagtaaagaaaacaataaattgaGGAAAGCAAAGTCAAATTTAAAGTGACAAACAAAGTCCCTGATTTTAgacaaatacaaagaaaaaaaaacttttttatataatacTTTCAATatctagggctgcatgatatagtAAAAAAGgacattattttgtttttctgcaatatataatCCAATCATTTTACAAGATGACTTAATTCATGATTTAACATCATGATGATTTTGTAGGCAAGcacatttgcataaaatatacaaaatgactaaaaatatactaaataaagtgaattaaagcacagatgaaaacaaaactaagataaaaataaatgaataaataaataaatagttttatctggagtctaacagtattgaggtACAAAAAaagctatataataataataatcaataatcaaatgtaaaacatcaCCGTATAGTCTTCATTCTATTTATTCTCAAGGAAATTGTACAGTCAAACGCCTAAAAAACACatctaaataaaaatctttcacACTATTATAGTGTCATGAACTGTGTTTGTTGGTTAATTATAATCCCAATTTGGCATTttagatcctgtgatgtgactattgcagatgtgcacattgagatatcgatgctgaaacgatatattgtgcagctctatctggaaaagacaaaaataaaataaaataaaaaaaaaatccagaatatTCCAGAAATTCCCTGACCTGCAGGAAACCTGTTAATCCAAATGTATCTGGTCTACAAACACGATTCTGGATGATGCCACAAAAGCATTGGGTTACAGCAGTTGCTAACCGGAGGCTTTCTGATGTCCTTGTGGTTGCCAGGCAGCCATTTGACCAACAGGTGGCTCAGTTTCACAGCCACTCGTTCATTATTACCATTAGAGATTAATTACTGTAGGCTTCTCATTGGGCAGCGAGACCTACTGGGAATGATGCCATCAATCTTTGACTTTTGACCTCCCTCTGTGCTCATCATTATTAGACTGCAGGAGGATCAACCAATCGCCGGATAGTGCCTCAAATCTTGCTTTACATGCTTTCACCCTTTAAGAAGAAAGCTTCTTGTCCACTTGATATCAGGCTGACAAAAaacatcttaaagggatagctcatgGTTATATAGTTGACATCCTTTACTAACTCTCTGCTTGTTCCAAACCAAttatattcattttccttcggcttagtcccttatttatcacaggttgccacaacggaatgaacagACAtatattctggcatatgttttacacagcggatgcccttccagtcacaacccagaactgggaaacacccatacacactcattcacacacactacggacaatttcgtttattcaattcacccatagtacatgtctttggactctgggagAAATTTTAAAGATTGTTGCAGCCGTTGGCTTCCATGGTATTTTTCCCctactattcaccttattctttgccgacgagcgggcgctgccatttgaacctttttgtcacgagacttccggtctcattcacttccattcattttcagacattaaaaactgctcgtttcactgtttgatgttgcaaactgacatttcCTTGTTATactattctacttggtctgtttagtcatgcaaacatttgtttgtagagcaagtagtttgactgttttttgccatttattattcctagtcatttccccTATAGGCGACTAAAacagaagttctaagacaatcacgaaaacaggcgcacttccgcattttagaataaggtcaatagatggCAATTGCCACAGTTTTTCCAACGttattcaaattatcttcttttttgtagaacaaaaaaacaatgagtaaataaatctttagagtgaactaaccctttaatacgAGGTGTAAACAGGCTGATGCTCAAATACACAGAAAGAAATTTGTGTAAAATCTTCATCAGCTATTAGAAACAACAGTCACCAATGAAAGAAGCAGTCTCTATTTGCAGATTATGAAGTAATGGAAATTCATTACCTAAAttgacagttcaccaaaaaaactaaattctttatcttcttttgtggttgTTAAATGTTTACTATCCCCTTTAAATGACTGCAAATCCTttgtttgcagattttttttccatttaacgAACATTCTTAAATTGAAAAGGTATAAACGCTCACTTAAAGGGATGcatttgattcatgttttattgCCTTaccagcagcattggctatattcatggcaacaCTTGAAgtaaatattcaatatataattCACAATCATAACTGTTTCTCAAGCGttcattttacaaaacaaatgttCAATTAACAACAACACTGATATTAAGTCATATAAGTTGCGTATATTTGATCAATGACATACCCTAAAATTCCTTCATGAGAGAccttttgaaacatttcatttaagatattttctgaataaaaacattctataatattatttaaaaatatactgtttattctaacttatagggatagttcactaCGAACTttaaaattctatcatcatttggtCACCCTTCATTTATTccaaacctttacgagtttcttttgctgaacaaaaaatattttttgaagatTGTTGTAGTCATTGACTTTTATAGGATTTTACTACTATATTATTTACTACTATAGACGTCAATCACCACAGTTTTTCCAACAGTATTCAAATGATCCTTTTTCgtagaacaaaaaaaacaaaaaaacagtgagtaaataaatttttaaagtaaactaaccctttaatacgAGGTGTAAACAGGCTGATGCTCAAAtacacagaaagaaattagtgAAAAATCTTCATCAGCTATTAGAAACAACAGTCACCAATTAAAGAAGTAGTCTCTATTTGCAGAAAGATTATGAAGTAATGAGAATTCATTACCTAaatggacagttcaccaaaaaaaaaaaaaattctttaatttatcttcttttgtggttgTTAAATTTTTACTATCCGCTTTAAATGACTGCAAATGTTTggtttgcagatttttttttttttttacaatcaatGGACATTCGTAAATTGAAAAGGTCTAAACGCTCACTTAAAAGAGATGCATGTATGTTATTCAAGTTTTAATGCCATACTAACCGCATTGGCTATAGTCATGACAACACTTGTAGTAAAGATTCAATATATAATTCACAAAACAAGTATTAAAatagcagcacggtggcgcagtgggtatcacaatcgcctcacagcaagaaggttgctagtttgagcctcagctgggtcagatggcatttctgtgtggagtttgcatgttttccccatgttggcatgggtttcctccaggtactccggtttccccaagtccaaaaacatgtggtaaaggtgaattgggtaagctaaaatgactgtggtgtatgtgtgtatggatgtttcccagtgatgggtttcagctgggagggcatcccctgctaaaacatatgcgggataagttggtggttcattccgttgtggtgatcccagattaataaagagactaaagaAAGGAATGAACATTAAAATGACAACAACACTGATATTCAACTATATAAGTTGCTTAAATTTGATCAATGACAAATACTCTAAAATTCCTCCATGAGAGACCCTTTGAAACATTTTCCTTAAGATATTTCCTGAATAAAAACGTTCAAtagtatcatttaaaaatattctgTACATtctcacttaaagggatagttcacgacAAAATTTTAATTCCGTCATTATTTGGTCACCCTAAACTTGTTCCAAAAAATGTTTCTGTTCAACAGGAGAGATGATActttgaagaaatctgaaaacctgtaaccattgaattacTTAGTATTTGTTTATCCTTTTATGGAAGTCGATGATTACAGGTATCAGTTTTCTTCATAATATTTTTAGTgttcaaaaatgacaatttaaattgaataaaataaaaagctacaAAGTCAAACTCaatgtcagctttattgtcaatccaaccacatgtacaggacagaGCGAATCGAAATTGTGTCACTCTCAGACCCTATAGGTGtctaacatataatattaatacaaaaagtagaattttaaaaagaaatcacaaaaaatacaattacacaaataatataatctaaaaatataagtaaaaaatacaaatttataaacAACACATTTACACTTACGGGACATGGCAAGGAGTGCAAACCATATTATACCTAGCGTGAGTATATGATGAGTacct belongs to Danio rerio strain Tuebingen ecotype United States chromosome 1, GRCz12tu, whole genome shotgun sequence and includes:
- the ppp3r1b gene encoding calcineurin subunit B type 1b isoform X1 yields the protein MTMTARQEKLVDADEIKRLGKRFKKLDLDNSGSLSVEEFMSLPELQQNPLVQRVIDIFDTDGNGEVDFKEFIEGVSQFSVKGDKEQKLRFAFRIYDMDKDGYISNGELFQVLKMMVGNNLKDTQLQQIVDKTIINADKDGDGRISFEEFCAVVGGLDIHKKMVVDV
- the ppp3r1b gene encoding calcineurin subunit B type 1b; amino-acid sequence: MGNEASYPLEMCSHFDADEIKRLGKRFKKLDLDNSGSLSVEEFMSLPELQQNPLVQRVIDIFDTDGNGEVDFKEFIEGVSQFSVKGDKEQKLRFAFRIYDMDKDGYISNGELFQVLKMMVGNNLKDTQLQQIVDKTIINADKDGDGRISFEEFCAVVGGLDIHKKMVVDV